The following nucleotide sequence is from Methylotenera sp. G11.
ATGACCAGTACCGCAACCGCATTGAGTATGGCAACCTGCCAGTCTCCGCCGATCAGACCCCAGGCAAACAGTGTGATAAAGGCAATCACGATCACTACAGGCACGAAAACCGCACTGACTTTATCCACCAGCCGCTGTATGGGCGCTTTTTTAGCCTGTGCGGATTCCACCAGCCGCACGATGCGCGCCAGCACGGATTCATTGCCCAGTGCCGTCGTGCTAACATGGAGCAGGCCTTCACCGTTGATGGAGCCGCCGGTGACCTTATCTCCCGCCTGTTTTACAACCGGAAGGCTTTCACCGGTGATCAAGGATTCATCTACCTGGCTGTTACCCTGCCTGACGATGCCATCCACCGCTACGCGCTCGCCCGGACGTATCATCACCAGGTCACCCAGCACCACAGACGAGATGGGGAGCTGCAACTCCTGATTGTTGCGGATTACGCTGGCGCGTTCCGGACGCAAAGCGTTCAGCGCTCGAATAGCCTCGGTTGTTTTTGATTTGGCGCGTGTTTCCAGCCATTTGCCCAGCAAGACAAGGGTAATCACAATGGCAGATGTTTCAAAGTAGAGATGCCCCATGCCGGCATGGGCAGTGTTAAAAAGCAGGTATACGCTCAAACCGTATGCGGCAGAGGTGCCGATTGCGACAAGCAGGTCCATATTGCCGGCGCCGGCTTTCAAGGCATGCCAGCCAGCCTTGTAGAAACGCCAGCCCAGCCAGAACTGCACAGGGGTTGCCAGTGCCCATTGCAGCCAGCCGGAAACATGCCATTGCAGGAACGGCCAGCTCAGCCATTCGGTGAACATGCCCGCTACCAATGGCAAAGACAGTACACTGGAAACAGCAACAGGCCACCAGCTATAAGCGGTAGCCGGGCTTTCCAGCATGGAAGCTGGCTGTTCCAGGTCGAGATTGAGCGGCTGCGCCTGATAGCCGGCGGCCACCACTGCAGCCACCAGCTTATCCGGTGTGATTTCGCCAGAAGAACCAGTCACTTGCGCAGTTTCAAGTGCCAGGTTTACTTCCGCAGTGACGACGCCCGGTACTTTCAGCAGGCTTTTTTCAACACGGCCCGCACATGATGCGCAGGTCATGCCTTTGATTTCCAGTGTCCATTGCCCTGCTTTTTGCTCTTGCATGATTAAGCGCTTTCTTTCCAATGACAGATTGAGCTTGATTATAGTCCACAGCCCATGCTTGCATGATGATTTAGATTCATCATATATTTTTTGATTCAATGCCAGTGTTTAAAGATTCGTTGGTTATAATTCACAGCACAAAAACACCTTTACAGGAAAACCTATCTTATGGCCGGCGCCAGTCTTTTGACACTGATTGATGATATAGCAACCATACTTGACGATGTATCGGTCATGACCAAAGTAGCAGCAAAGAAAACTGCCGGTGTGCTGGGGGATGACCTGGCGCTCAATGCGCAGCAGGTAAACGGCGTCAATGCAGACCGTGAGCTTCCGGTGATCTGGGCGGTTGCCAAAGGTTCAATGATCAACAAGGTGATCCTGGTGCCCCTGGCGCTGGCCATCAGTGCGTTAGCGCCATGGGCTGTCGTTCCGCTCCTGATGCTGGGAGGCCTGTTCCTGTGTTTTGAAGGTGTGGAAAAACTGTACCACAAGCTGTTTCTTCATGACGAAGCCAGGCACCTGGACCCACAGCAGACCACCAACGCGAATGAAATCGTCACCAAGGAAACCGAGCAGGACAAGATCAAAGGCGCGATCCGCACCGATTTCGTGCTGTCGGCCGAGATTATCGTCATTACACTGGGCACGGTTGCCACCGCCACATTCAGCAATCAGGTCATGGTGCTGGCCGGTATCGCGATCATTATGACCGTCGGTGTCTATGGCCTTGTCGCCGGCATTGTAAAACTGGATGACGGCGGTTTGTACCTGGCGCAATGCAAAGGCGAGAATCTCATTGCCGTATTAAAAAGAAAACTGGGCTTCGGTATCCTTAAATTCGCGCCCTACATGATGAAGACATTGTCGGTGGTCGGTACCGCCGCCATGTTCCTGGTTGGCGGCGCCATACTCACACATGGCATACCGGCCGTTCACCACTGGATTGAACACGCTGCGGACACCATGAACAATGGCTTTCTGCAATGGCTGGCACCGACATTATTGAACGGCTTGTTTGGCGTGGCAGCAGGCGCGCTGGCGCTGATGCTGGTGATCCCGATCCAGCGCTTATTCAAACGCTGAAGCCTGAACCGGCAGCACACTTCGAACCGCCTTAAACCAATACCGGCACCAGAAAACCAGATGGATACAATAACCGACCTAATAGGCTACTGCTCGGCAGTCCTGACCACGACAGCATTTGTGCCGCAGGCGCTGCAATCACTGAAAACCCGTGATTTATCGGGAATATCACTCCCCATGTACAGCCTGTTCAGCCTCGGCGTATCAGGCTGGCTGATTTACGGGCTGATGATTGACAGCTGGCCGATCATTGCCGCCAACAGTATCACGCTGATACTGGCCTGCATCGTGCTGTACCTTAAAGTTAAACACCGGTAGAAAATCAAACACCGGCAGCACTTCAGTTTTT
It contains:
- a CDS encoding heavy metal translocating P-type ATPase, translating into MQEQKAGQWTLEIKGMTCASCAGRVEKSLLKVPGVVTAEVNLALETAQVTGSSGEITPDKLVAAVVAAGYQAQPLNLDLEQPASMLESPATAYSWWPVAVSSVLSLPLVAGMFTEWLSWPFLQWHVSGWLQWALATPVQFWLGWRFYKAGWHALKAGAGNMDLLVAIGTSAAYGLSVYLLFNTAHAGMGHLYFETSAIVITLVLLGKWLETRAKSKTTEAIRALNALRPERASVIRNNQELQLPISSVVLGDLVMIRPGERVAVDGIVRQGNSQVDESLITGESLPVVKQAGDKVTGGSINGEGLLHVSTTALGNESVLARIVRLVESAQAKKAPIQRLVDKVSAVFVPVVIVIAFITLFAWGLIGGDWQVAILNAVAVLVIACPCALGLATPTAIMVGTGVAARHGILIKDAEALELAHAVKTVAFDKTGTLTEGHPRLVELVSVTGDDSQVLAMAASLQSGSEHPLAKAVINAAQDKGLTLQTAGNVQAISGKGLRGEVAGLALALGSSGLMKELAIDVAAMQMQADALQNQGYSVSWLCAMDHAPRLLGMLAFGDTLKPTAARAVASLQQQEILTVLISGDNQGSASNVAKKLGIDKFYAQVLPEDKANIVKELKQNTGLVAMVGDGINDAPALAEANVGIAMSSGTDVAMHAAGITLMRGNPALVSDAIEISRRTYAKIRQNLFWAFVYNVVGIPLAALGFLNPVIAGAAMALSSFSVVSNALTLKLWQPKADAQAAEDA
- a CDS encoding DUF808 domain-containing protein; this translates as MAGASLLTLIDDIATILDDVSVMTKVAAKKTAGVLGDDLALNAQQVNGVNADRELPVIWAVAKGSMINKVILVPLALAISALAPWAVVPLLMLGGLFLCFEGVEKLYHKLFLHDEARHLDPQQTTNANEIVTKETEQDKIKGAIRTDFVLSAEIIVITLGTVATATFSNQVMVLAGIAIIMTVGVYGLVAGIVKLDDGGLYLAQCKGENLIAVLKRKLGFGILKFAPYMMKTLSVVGTAAMFLVGGAILTHGIPAVHHWIEHAADTMNNGFLQWLAPTLLNGLFGVAAGALALMLVIPIQRLFKR
- a CDS encoding SemiSWEET transporter, translating into MDTITDLIGYCSAVLTTTAFVPQALQSLKTRDLSGISLPMYSLFSLGVSGWLIYGLMIDSWPIIAANSITLILACIVLYLKVKHR